Within the Thermodesulfobacteriota bacterium genome, the region ATATGCACCGCCGTCGAGGTAACATTCATGTTCAAGGGCCATTAGCGTGCCGTCTTTTTTTACGCCTGTGGTCAGTTTATGGGTGAACTGATGCCTGGCCCGACACAGCATAAAAACCTGCTCCCTGGAGTAAATCATTTTAACCGGTTTACCTGTTTTCATTGAAAGAAGGCATGCGGCAAGTTCCTGGGCATTTGCAGAAGCCTTGATACCAAACCCACCGCCGACATAAGGTTTAACAACTCTTATCTTTCCCACAGGAAGCCCAAGTACCATTGCTATGGTGCGCTGAATATAGTGCGGAGACTGGGTGGAGCTGTGCAGGGTGAGTCGCCCGGCCAGATCATAATCAGCGATACAGCCGGGAGGCTCTATAAAGGCCCCGTCCTGGCGTTTGTTTTTAAACGTGGTTGTTTTAATCAGGTCGCATTGAGCGAATGCCGTTTCCACATCTCCGAATTCATGATGGACTTCGGCACAAATGTTGCCGGGGTAATCTTCATGTAATAAAGGTGCTCCTTCGGCCAGCGCTTCCTCTATGGTAAATACTGCGGGAAGTTCTTCATAATCTACATCGATGAGCGATATTGCCTTCTGAGCAGTTTCGAGGTCAATGGCGACGACCGCTGCAATCTCATCCCCTACATAGCGGACTTTGTCATGACAAAACAGGGTTTCATCATACCGGGCAGGGCTTACCCCGTATTTCACCAGGCCGGCATCTTTTGCCGTAACAACCGCTTTGACGCCTGGAAGACTTTCAGCCACTGAGGTATCGATATTAAGGATTTTTGCATGGGCAAGAGGACTTTGTAAAAGCGCACCGAAGATCATACCGGGCATACTCATGTCGTCTATGAATACTCCGCGCCCCGATGCTTTATCAGGTGTATCGACTCTTGGCAGCCGGCTGTTGATTACATTGTATCTGCTCATATAGCTATTCCTTTTTTTGTAGGCGTTCACGGGTTCAAAGGTTCAGAGGTTCAAGGTTCCATTTTTGTTTTCGGACTGCATTTGAAACGTGTATTTATAAGAAAAACGTCATCTTCTACAGGCCTAATCCAAAATTTGGAGCCAAATTTGCGATTACTTTGGAAAATGACAATATTCAACGAAGACTTTGGGTCTTCAATGCCTTCTTTGCCCTTAACCCTGAACCTGAGAACGGTTACCTTTTTTTAAGATTTTATGGCTTCGATTATCTTCTGATATCCTGTGCATCTGCATAGATTTCCCGATATTGCGCTTCGAATCTGGGAATCGCTTGGATTCGGATCTTTTTCCAAAAGACTTTTGGCTGAAAGAATCATCCCCGAAGTGCAGAATCCGCATTGAATGGCGCCTTTTTCAACAAAGGACTTTTGAAGAGGATCGAGACCGTTATCTGTTTCAACTCCTTCAATGGTCAAAATGGTTCTGCCGTTTGCAGAAACGGCAAGGACGAGACATGAGTTAACAGGCTTTCCGTCCATAATTACCGTGCATGAGCCACAGTCGCCCAGTTCACATCCCTTTTTTGTTCCCGTCAAACCGAGTTCATGCCGAAGCAGGTCAACCAGAGTTGTATTCAATTCGACCGCTATCTCATATCCCTTGCCGTTAATTGTCAGATTAATGAGTTTCTTCATAATTTTTCCCTTTATCCATCCTCGTTTGCTTCTTTCAAAGCGATACTCAGCGTTCTTTTTGTCAAAACACTGACCATGGCCTTTTTATACCTGGCCGTCCCTCTGAAATCATCTATGGGGGTGCTGTCTTGACTGGCCGCATCGCCTGCTTTTTCAAAGATTTCTTTCGAAGGTTTTTCTCCAATAAGGATATGTTCAGCCAAAGGAGCTCTTAAATGTTTAGGGCCGACACAGCCCATAACTATCCTTGCGTCCGCAATAACATCTTGATCATCAAGTGAAATAAATGAGGATACATTGACAAGGTTGCAGTCCTGAGCCTTTCGGACGCCGAGGTTTATATAGCCTGCACCGGCATGCGGGGGAGGAGTATTCACTATGATCTCCGTTATGATTTCACCAGGTTTTAGGGCTGTAAGTCCGGGACCAAGAAAGAAATCATCCATAGACACCTGCCTGTCCCCTGTGCTGCATTTCAGGACAACCTTTGAGCCGTATGCCATAAGTGACGGAGGAAGATCCGCTGCTGGTCTTGCAGAGCCTATGTTTCCTCCTATGGTTGCAAGGTTCCTGACAAGGGGTGAACCGAGGTTTCCTGCTCCTTTACCAAGAGCACTCAGCTTTTCTTTGATTTTATCCGATTCAGCAATCTCCGCAACTGTAAAACAGGCGCCAATTTTTACCATGCCGTTTGAAGAGTCTATCTCTTTCAATTCATCAATTCTTGATATAGAAACCAGATGTTCCGGTGATACGGTCGCCTTTTTCATATTAACCAACAAATCAGTACCACCGGCAATGACACTGGCCTTTGTGCCAAGTTCCGCCAAAATCTGGCATACTTCCTCTACCGTAACCGGCTCATGAAAATCAAATTTAGGTAAAAGCATCATACTCTCCTGATTCACGTTTAAAGGTTGATGATTTTGATAAAAGCTATGTTAACCGGTCCAAGATTCACAGCCTTAACCTGCGGGGTATAATTTTTATATTCGATAATGGTCAACGCACCGTAATCCAGGTGAATCTGGAACAGGATAGACAGTGGCATTTGCAAGACGTGGCACAAAAGCACACGAATGACCCCTGCATGGGTAATGAGCAGCACCTTTCCTTTAGTCTGGTTGGTGATATTTTCAACAACCGGTACTACCCGTTGCTGAAGATCGGCAAAACTCTCACCACCAGGCGGACGAAAACCCCCGAAATCTTCACCTCGGGCCCGCCACAGTTCAGGAAACTGCTTTCTGATTTGTGCCATAGCGACACCGTCCCACTCGCCCAAATGGATTTCGCGAAGATCTGCCGACATCCGGACTGTATCCCGCCAGCCCAGGCACACAAGTGCTGCGGTTTCACGGGCGCGCTGCAAATCGCTGCACAAGACCATGGAAAATTCGTCGTCTTTCAATCGCTGGTGCCACGTTTTTGCCTGTTGCCGTCCCTTTTCGCTGAGAGGCGGATCAATCTGCCCGACAAACCGTTTTTCGTCATTTCCTTCAATCGCGCCATGGCGTAGCAGATATAGTGTGGTCATTTCTGTATCCGTTCACAGGTTCAATGGTTCAGGGTTCAAAGGTTTTCAAAAACAGAGACGCTTAATCTGTAATATCACCTTTCATACGCACAATGCGACTTGCGACCGAGCAAGATACAAGGTACTCAATTAAAATGAGATTAATTCACCTTGACCGAAGGGCAGAAGCAACGAAAAAACGCAACCCTGAACGGTGAACCTCTGAACCGTGAACGGCTACAAATAATCTTTGTGCAGTCACTTTAAGATGTTAGCAACACATTGCATTGGGAAATTCAAAAGAAAAATATGCAAGGAAATCGCTTCGATATTTTGGATCGCTCGCAACCCGACGAACATCGTTTCCAACATCAAAGAACAAATCGTTTTTGAACCGGCACAGATTGGATTCGACGAAACCTCTGGCTTCAGGCGTTGCCCCGGAAATCCGCCGGTACAAATCTGTGGCGTCAAATATCTGCCAGCTTGATAGAAAGCCTATGGTTTCCGCTATTCGCTTCATTCGTGTGTTGGCCAGATCAAGGTAAGATAAAGATACCCGTCCCGAGTATTGCATCTTTCTAAAAAGCTGCGGCAAAAGTGGGGGCCGTTTGGTCTCAATTGTTGCTTTGTCGGCAAGTCGTTGAAGAACATATTCTCTGGGTTGTCCTTCCTTCCCGAACTGCTTGGACAAACTGCAGTGGCGTTTTTTAATTACCGACGGCTTCGTATCATTAAAATGCACCTTAATTTTCCTTGGGTTCAACAACAGGTCGCCGGCCGCTGAAAATTCACAGTTGTCAGCATAGTTGCCGGCACATAAAAGGGCCAGTTCATTTAACCTGACTAAAAGAAGCCAATAGGCCGGATTTTTCTCGTCGTTTTGCATTTCCAGCTCATCCAGCCACTCTTCAATCCGGCTCTCATTCACCACATACGGTACTGCCACTTTATCTAGAGCATTATTCAACCGTCTAAATGATGCATCCGGTTCCGTCAGAGCAGCACCCTTCTTTGAGTATTCGATTGCATTCGCATTTGAAAGTAATTGCAAATCATTTCCCCCTATTCTTGTGAACGTGTTTCTTAATGTTTAACTATTTGGTTATTAATAATTGAGATACGCTGAAAAGAATATCTAACAATAAAACCTGACCATAAGTTTCGGATAAGACCTGTCATGTTTGACATATTCGGACAAGATTATGGCACATTAACCGTATAGCATGCCTTCCGCTACTTACTAACCATCCACTTTTTTCATGGTTGTCAATTTATTGTTTGACATCTGATTTTTCCTATCTTATAAACCGGGCTATGCCATTATTGATATAAGCAATTTTAGGTGCTATTTGTCAAGATTAAAATCTAAATTGAGTGTTATTGCCATAATCCAGCCTAAAAGTACCAATAACTACCTAAAATGACCTGTATTGAATTTTAATTAGCAAACCAGACGAAATGGAGAACTGAATGCAAACGGTTCCGGTTCAGAATATTTTAGGAATGCTGTTAAGGCATGACGTCACCCGTATTGTTTCCGGTAAATCTAAAGGCAGAATCTCAGAGAAAACGAAAGGGGGGATGATTTTTACCATTACAGATCTGCAACTATCTGTTGAATAGTGTTCAACTATCCGCAGGGATCTGAGGGTACCTGTTTGGTTTTGTGAAGAGTATTAACCTAAAACTTAACACTTAAAACCTGATGAATTCGTTTTTTACGAATTCATCAGAATCAGGAGGTATTAATATGTTAGATGCAGAAACCGCTCAAGATGTTGAATCAGGTAACGAGAAAGTCATGGGTATAGATACAGGCACATATTTGGACGATGTTGAGCTTGCCAAGAGTCTTCTCGAAAATGCAAACCAAAATGGTGGAAAACTCAGCAATGCAGACATAGTGTTTAGTCTGCGAAATTTTTTGAAAATGAAATATTACCCAGTAGCAGTTAAATATTTTTTCTCGAAAGATGAATTAGAGGATTTCAAAAAAAATGTAGACTACAAAGTAGCGTTCCGTCCATATACGTTTTGCCATTTTGTAGCTTCATCCAGACAACGAGGAGACATTTTGCTTGGAACTCAAGACAAATCCGGTTGTACAAATGCAAAGTTTGTAATGGGATGGAAAGAACTTGATGACGGAGAAATAAAAAGCCATCTGAAATACACTAAAAGTTGGGAACAGGCAGAAATATTTGTAAAAACCAAAAAAAGACTGTCTGGAGATTTGCTGGCCTTTGCAACCGCTCCTTTACATAAAGCTCCCTATGAGCCGGATCTTATCCACGGGATGAGCGATGTTTTGCAGGCGTACCATTTAGGAAATGACTGGTGTGCGGCTAATGATAGACACCCTTTTAAAATGGTCATGACCATGAATTCCTCGGTATGCCATGGATGTGTTCAGTGCTACGTAACAAAAGAACCGAACATCACTCCAATGTGCAGCAGCAGCAAAACCGCCGGCAAGACAGAACAGGGTGAAATCAATTGGATTTGGCCTGGTGATCAGATTGAACCGACAGTTCATTGGATGCTGGAAAGAATTGTGCGAGACGGAGGCGTTTCCTTTCCACGCACAGGCGAAACCTATCCCGGCTTTGACATATGTAAGCTTTGCAGCTTCATAGTCTTCAAAAAACCGAAGGAGGAAAAAGAATAGAGGAAAATTATACAAAATGGAGGAGTAATAGTGCAAACGGTTCCGGTTCAAGAGGCTTTGGGTATGGTGTTGCGGCATGATGTTACCCGTATTGTTCCCGGCAAATTTAAAGGCAGGGCACTAAAAAAAGGCCACATCATCAATGAGGAAGATATCCCAGTACTTCTAAATATGGGAAAAGAACATGTTTACGCCTTCGATTTAAAACCAGGGTATGTCCATGAAGATGAGGCCGCAGCCAGAATTGCAAGGGCGGCTTCCGGCAATGGGATTATTTTTACGGAGCCTTCAGAAGGTCGGGTCAATCTCAAGGCCGGAATCTTCGGCCTTTTGAAGGTCAATGCCGGGGCATTGCAGCAGGTCAACGAAGTTGAAGAAATTGTGTTTGCCACTATGCACACAAATCAAAGCGTTAATAGAAAGCAAGCCATAGCAGGCACCCGCATCGTCCCACTTGTTACCGGTGAAGATAAAATAAAAAAAGTCGAAGATCTTTGCAGCGAGCATTATCCAGTTATTGAAGTAAAACCTTTCAAACATTATACGGTCGGAGTTGTTACAACCGGCAGTGAAGTGTTCCATGGAAGGATTGAAGACGAATTCGGGCCGGTGGTTCAAAACAAATTCGCTGAGCTGGGCAGCTCTGTGATCAATCAGGTCTTTGTTTCGGATGATGTCGACATGACAGTGGGCGCAATCATGGACTCTGTACATGGCGGCGCCGAACTGGTCGTAGTAACAGGGGGCATGTCCGTAGATCCCGATGACCAGACACCGGCTTCCATCCGCGCCACAGGGGGAAAGGTTATTACATATGGCGCACCGACTTTCCCGGGCGCCATGTTCATGCTGGCCTATTTAGCTGATATTCCCATTGTTGGGCTACCCGGCTGTGTCATGTATTACAAGGCCAGCATTTTCGACTTGATAGTTCCACGGATTTTAGCCGGAGAAACTTTAACGCGTTCGGACATTACCGCACTGGGACATGGCGGTTTTTGCGCGAGTTGCCCGACCTGCCGCTATCCTGTTTGCGGATTCGGTAAAGGCAATTGATCACCAACAGGGCAGCACCGGCTGTTTTTGTTTAATGACTACTCTCGTGGTCAGGTTGAAGGTGTTTAGACTGAAGGCTGAATGGAAAAAGGACTAATATTTTTTTCGGGGACAAAACAGTTACAATAACAAAAATTCCATGTGCGCTACGTTCAGCCTTTTGCTAACTGTCTTCAGACTAAACAAACTGAGTGGTTACTTTGTTTATAACCCTTCTTAGAAAAGGAGAAGACCTATGATTAAAAAGACTCTTAACATCAATGGAACAACACGAATGATGGTAATTGAGCCTGAGATGCTCCTATCCGATGTACTGCGGGAACAGTTAAAACTGACTGGTACAAAAGTCGGCTGTGGTGAAGGGCAATGCGGATCGTGTTCGGTAATATTGGATGGCAAGGTAGTGCGATCCTGCATCACCAAAATGAAAAAGGTCTCAGAGGGTGCCAGTATCACAACAATAGAAGGTATCGGAACAGCGGAAAAACTGCACCCCGTTCAACTGGCCTGGGTAGTACACGGCGGCTCCCAATGCGGCTTCTGTACTCCAGGATTCATTGTTTCAAGTAAGGTACTGTTGGATAAAAATCCAAATCCCACACGTCAGCAGGTCAGGGACTGGTTTCAAAAGCACCGCAATGCCTGCCGTTGCACTGGTTATAAACCCCTTGTAGATGCGGTAATGGATGCGGCCAGAGTAATTAGAGGAGAAATTGCGGAAGACGAGCTGGCATTTAAGCTGCCTGCGGACGGTAGAATATGGGGGACAAGCTATCCAAGACCATCAGCAATTGCTAAAGTTACCGGCACTTTGGACTATGGCGCCGACCTGGCCCAAAAGATGCCTTCTGAGACATTGCGTCTTGCTTTGGTTCAGGCCCAGGTTTCCCATGCGAACATTCTCTCCATCGACACTTCCGAAGCGGAAAAAATGCCCGGAGTTGAAAAAGTCATTATCCATAAGGACGTTAAAGGAAAGAACCGGATTACCGGCCTTATTACCTTTCCCACCAACAAAGGAGACGGTTGGGACAGACCGATTTTGTGCGATGAAAAAGTCTTTCAATTCGGA harbors:
- a CDS encoding (2Fe-2S)-binding protein, which codes for MKKLINLTINGKGYEIAVELNTTLVDLLRHELGLTGTKKGCELGDCGSCTVIMDGKPVNSCLVLAVSANGRTILTIEGVETDNGLDPLQKSFVEKGAIQCGFCTSGMILSAKSLLEKDPNPSDSQIRSAISGNLCRCTGYQKIIEAIKS
- a CDS encoding xanthine dehydrogenase family protein subunit M, encoding MMLLPKFDFHEPVTVEEVCQILAELGTKASVIAGGTDLLVNMKKATVSPEHLVSISRIDELKEIDSSNGMVKIGACFTVAEIAESDKIKEKLSALGKGAGNLGSPLVRNLATIGGNIGSARPAADLPPSLMAYGSKVVLKCSTGDRQVSMDDFFLGPGLTALKPGEIITEIIVNTPPPHAGAGYINLGVRKAQDCNLVNVSSFISLDDQDVIADARIVMGCVGPKHLRAPLAEHILIGEKPSKEIFEKAGDAASQDSTPIDDFRGTARYKKAMVSVLTKRTLSIALKEANEDG
- the cobC gene encoding alpha-ribazole phosphatase, translated to MTTLYLLRHGAIEGNDEKRFVGQIDPPLSEKGRQQAKTWHQRLKDDEFSMVLCSDLQRARETAALVCLGWRDTVRMSADLREIHLGEWDGVAMAQIRKQFPELWRARGEDFGGFRPPGGESFADLQQRVVPVVENITNQTKGKVLLITHAGVIRVLLCHVLQMPLSILFQIHLDYGALTIIEYKNYTPQVKAVNLGPVNIAFIKIINL
- a CDS encoding DUF169 domain-containing protein is translated as MLDAETAQDVESGNEKVMGIDTGTYLDDVELAKSLLENANQNGGKLSNADIVFSLRNFLKMKYYPVAVKYFFSKDELEDFKKNVDYKVAFRPYTFCHFVASSRQRGDILLGTQDKSGCTNAKFVMGWKELDDGEIKSHLKYTKSWEQAEIFVKTKKRLSGDLLAFATAPLHKAPYEPDLIHGMSDVLQAYHLGNDWCAANDRHPFKMVMTMNSSVCHGCVQCYVTKEPNITPMCSSSKTAGKTEQGEINWIWPGDQIEPTVHWMLERIVRDGGVSFPRTGETYPGFDICKLCSFIVFKKPKEEKE
- a CDS encoding molybdopterin-binding protein — its product is MQTVPVQEALGMVLRHDVTRIVPGKFKGRALKKGHIINEEDIPVLLNMGKEHVYAFDLKPGYVHEDEAAARIARAASGNGIIFTEPSEGRVNLKAGIFGLLKVNAGALQQVNEVEEIVFATMHTNQSVNRKQAIAGTRIVPLVTGEDKIKKVEDLCSEHYPVIEVKPFKHYTVGVVTTGSEVFHGRIEDEFGPVVQNKFAELGSSVINQVFVSDDVDMTVGAIMDSVHGGAELVVVTGGMSVDPDDQTPASIRATGGKVITYGAPTFPGAMFMLAYLADIPIVGLPGCVMYYKASIFDLIVPRILAGETLTRSDITALGHGGFCASCPTCRYPVCGFGKGN